The Synergistaceae bacterium genomic sequence TTGTCAAGAAAACATCAATTTTTAGCCTATTGGAACGCTTCGTCCCGGCATTCCGGTGTGCAATCGACTCTATCCCATCGAGGCCGTTTGGTTATAGAATAGAGTCATGAAAGAGGAGAGGATGAGCCGGATGATTTACAAGCATACCAAGGGCGACCGGTTGAAAGGGCTGCTGCTCGCCGTGTTTTTGCTTCTCGCCGCATGGCCCGCGAGCGGGGCGACCGTAACGCTCGATGAATGCCTGGCGCTCGCAATGGAATACCACCCCGCCCTCGAAGAGGCACGCGCCGCCCTCGACGCAGAGAGATCGAGGCTAAGGGCGGTCGAGGCAGCGACGGCCTTCTCCGGCGGTATTTCCGCGTCTACCTCCAAGCAGACCGGCGCTGACCAGAGCTGGTCTGCGTCGTTCACCGTCACGAAGCTACTGTCCGACTCCGGAAAGAACGCCCTTGAACGTAAAAGCCGGCGGCTGGCGATAGATTCGTCCGTGGAGTCGCAGCGCGAGGCGATGCTGTCCGTCAGGAGGGGCGTGAAGGACGCGTACCACTACCTCGCCCTGCAACAACTCAAGTTGGAGCAAGCGGTCACCGCGGTGGGCACCTACGAGAGGCACCTCGAGAGGGCCAGGGGCTTCTACGAGGCCGGCGCCAAGGCCAAGTTCGACGTAACCAAGGCGGAGGTCGACCTGAGCAGCGCCAGAATCGCACTGCTCTCGGCGAAGGGAGACCTGGCCAGGGCCGGGGCCTCTCTGTCCAACTCGGTGGGGGCGGAGCTCGGTGACGTGGAGGTTCTTACGGACTTCCCCTCTCCCCTTGACCTCCCCGAAGAAACGTTCGCGCTGGAGCAGGCGTTGGAGAACCGACCTGACGTTCGGATCGCCCGGATGAGACAGGAGTCGGGCGAGCTCTCCGTCTCCCTGGCGGCCAAGGGGGACGCGGCCACCATCTCCCTCTCAGGCTCGGCGAGCCTCTCCGGGCGGGACTGGCCGCTCGACGATTCCTTCCGCGCCTCGGTCGCGCTCTCGGCTCCTCTCTTCGATGGGGGGCTGACCGACGCCAGGGTGGAGGAATCAAGGCATGCCTTGCGCGGCGCTGAGGCGGCAGTGGAGCGAGCGGTGCAGTCCGCGGTCCACGACGTCCGAACATCCCTCCTGTCGGCGCGGGAGGCTGAGGCGCGCATCCCCGCGGCGGAGCTGCAGATGAGACAGGCCGAGGAGAACCTGGCATTGGCCGAGGGGCGCTACGAGACAGGCGTCGGGAGCGCCCTGGAGGTAGCGGACGCGCTGTTGGCCTTCGAGAGGGCCAAGGCGGGGGTGCACCAGGCGAGGCATGACTACGCCGCCGCCCTCGTCGCACTTGAGAAAAGCTTGGGAGGAGAGTTCCAATGAAAAAGACAATCACAGTCATCCTTGTCGTCCTCGCGGCGTTCGCTATGTCCTTCTCGGGGAACGGTGCCCCGGAGTACGTCTTTCGCACTTCCCCGGTCGAGTTGGGCGACATAGTGGCCAAGGTCACAGCCACCGGCAGGCTCGGCGCGGTGACGGTGGTAGAGGTAGGGACCCAGGTCTCCGGTACCATCAAGGAGATCTACGCCGATTACAACGACACTGTGACGAAGGGGCGGCTGATAGCCCTGATCGACCCGGACGTGCTCGCCGCCAGGCTGGAGGAGGTAAAGGCCAACCTTGCGGTCGCCAATGCCTCGGTCGCCCGGGCCAAGGCCAACATTGCGGACGGGGAGCGCAATCTGAAGCGCAACAGGGAGCTCTGGTCGCGCGACCTGATAGCCAGAAGCGAGCTCGACGCCGCCGAGACGGCGCAGGCGCTGAACAGGGCGTCGCTTCAAGAGGCGGAGGCGAGAGTGCTGCAGGTGCGTGCCTCGCTGCGCCAGGCTGAGACGAACCTCGCGTACACTCGGATAGTATCCCCGGAGGACGGAGTGGTGATATCGCGAATGGTCAACGTCGGTCAGACAGTGGCCGCCAGCCTGTCGACCCCCACCCTCTTCTCCATAGCCAAGGACCTGACGGACATGCAGATAGAGACATCGGTCGACGAGGCGGACATCGCCAGTGTCGTCGAGGGACAGGAGGTCGACTTCACCGTCGACGCCCACAGGGGTACGGTGTTCAAGGGACGCGTCAGGCAGGTGCGCATCTCGCCCGGGACAACCGACAACGTGGTCACCTACCCTGTGATAATCTCCGTCGCCAACCCCGATCTGAAGCTCAAGCCGGGTATGACGGCCAACGTGTCCATAATAACCGAGCGCCGAAGCGGTGTTCTCCGCGCCCCGTTGGCCGCCCTGCGCTTCTCTCCCCCGCCGGAGGAGAGCACGGAGAACTCCGGCTCGTCCCCCTTCGCCCCGTCGATGCCCCGCCGCCGGGGAGGGGGCTCCGGAGGCGTCAACACAGGGGCCGACGGGAGCCGGGCGAGCGTCTGGACGGTGAGGGACGGTGCGCTTTATGAGCGAGTGCACTTCCTCGCAGGTGCGGGGGACGGCGCGTTCGTCGAGATAGTCGGAGGCGAAGGGCTC encodes the following:
- a CDS encoding TolC family protein, which produces MIYKHTKGDRLKGLLLAVFLLLAAWPASGATVTLDECLALAMEYHPALEEARAALDAERSRLRAVEAATAFSGGISASTSKQTGADQSWSASFTVTKLLSDSGKNALERKSRRLAIDSSVESQREAMLSVRRGVKDAYHYLALQQLKLEQAVTAVGTYERHLERARGFYEAGAKAKFDVTKAEVDLSSARIALLSAKGDLARAGASLSNSVGAELGDVEVLTDFPSPLDLPEETFALEQALENRPDVRIARMRQESGELSVSLAAKGDAATISLSGSASLSGRDWPLDDSFRASVALSAPLFDGGLTDARVEESRHALRGAEAAVERAVQSAVHDVRTSLLSAREAEARIPAAELQMRQAEENLALAEGRYETGVGSALEVADALLAFERAKAGVHQARHDYAAALVALEKSLGGEFQ
- a CDS encoding efflux RND transporter periplasmic adaptor subunit translates to MKKTITVILVVLAAFAMSFSGNGAPEYVFRTSPVELGDIVAKVTATGRLGAVTVVEVGTQVSGTIKEIYADYNDTVTKGRLIALIDPDVLAARLEEVKANLAVANASVARAKANIADGERNLKRNRELWSRDLIARSELDAAETAQALNRASLQEAEARVLQVRASLRQAETNLAYTRIVSPEDGVVISRMVNVGQTVAASLSTPTLFSIAKDLTDMQIETSVDEADIASVVEGQEVDFTVDAHRGTVFKGRVRQVRISPGTTDNVVTYPVIISVANPDLKLKPGMTANVSIITERRSGVLRAPLAALRFSPPPEESTENSGSSPFAPSMPRRRGGGSGGVNTGADGSRASVWTVRDGALYERVHFLAGAGDGAFVEIVGGEGLSEGDLLAVSYSEKPRTSLWRRLFQ